One segment of Labrus mixtus chromosome 10, fLabMix1.1, whole genome shotgun sequence DNA contains the following:
- the anxa5a gene encoding annexin A5a, whose protein sequence is MEHRGSVKPFVNFNAKHDAEILHKAMKGIGTDEDAILMLLAARSNDQRQQIKAAYKKAYGKDLVSALKSELGGLLESLIVALMTPPSLYDASQLHKALKGAGTDDDVLIEILASRSGEQIKDIIKVYKKEFGGKLEKDISGDTSGHFQKLLVILLQGSREEGVDEAKIEKDAKDLYAAGEGKFGTDEEKFITILGNRSAEHLREVFDAYKKISGSDIEDSIEGETTGNLENLLLAVVKCTRSVPAFFVEGLYKSMRRAGTDDETLMRIMVSRSEADMLDIRASFKKMYGASLYSTIQEDTGGDYQKALLYLCGGND, encoded by the exons atg GAGCACAGAGGCAGCGTCAAACCTTTCGTCAACTTCAACGCCAAACATGACGCTGAAATCCTTCATAAAGCCATGAAAGGAATCG GTACGGACGAGGACGCCATCCTCATGCTTCTGGCAGCACGCAGCAATGATCAGCGGCAGCAAATTAAAGCAGCGTACAAAAAGGCCTACGGAAAG gatTTGGTCAGTGCGTTGAAATCAGAGCTCGGTGGGCTGTTGGAGAGTCTGATTGTTGCCTTGATGACCCCTCCCTCCTTATATGATGCTTCACAGCTACACAAGGCTCTCAAG GGCGCCGGGACTGATGACGACGTGCTGATTGAGATCCTGGCCTCCAGGAGCGGAGAGCAGATTAAAGATATCATCAAAGTCTACAAGAAAG AGTTTGGCGGCAAGCTTGAGAAAGATATCTCCGGTGACACCTCGGGGCACTTTCAGAAACTACTGGTGATCCTCCTGCAG GggagcagggaggagggagtggaCGAGGCAAAGATCGAGAAAGATGCTAAG GACTTGTACGCCGCTGGGGAGGGAAAGTTTGGCACGGACGAGGAAAAATTCATCACAATCCTTGGCAACAGGAGCGCAGAGCATCTCAGGGAAG tgtttgatGCGTACAAGAAAATCTCGGGCTCTGATATCGAGGACAGCATTGAAGGAGAGACCACAGGGAATCTGGAGAACTTACTGCTAGCTGTTG TGAAATGTACCAGGAGTGTACCAGCGTTTTTTGTTGAAGGCCTGTATAAATCAATGAGG cGCGCTGGAACTGATGATGAAACCCTGATGAGGATAATGGTGTCGAGGAGCGAGGCGGACATGTTGGACATCAGAGCCAGCTTCAAGAAGATGTATGGAGCGTCTCTTTACTCCACTATCCAG gagGACACAGGTGGAGACTACCAGAAGGCTCTGCTCTACCTCTGCGGTGGGAACGAttaa